A portion of the Paucilactobacillus hokkaidonensis JCM 18461 genome contains these proteins:
- a CDS encoding MDR family MFS transporter, translating into MQKQNEIPKSILTIAWVVVFGAMAPLLDSTMINIAINNLVHSFNSSVTTVQWTITCYLLATGIAVPFSSWLLNKFNGKYVFMTGEILFGIGSVLSAIAPSIQFLIGARLIQGFAGGLIMPLLTTLLVQTAGPEIMGRMMATVGLPMILGPLLGPVLGGVIIKFLSWHWIFWINVPVTLISLGLIIWKMPNYPAQNKTAKMDFIGILLLIASTSSIIYGVVKAAHAANFSNHTTISFLTAGLVTLLLYVGWAFIRKDKAVLPAKLFTFKSFNGSVIGLFLAGTVLNGAMLLLPLFFQNVREMSVIMAALALVPQGLGMLVSRPLTGRLTDSIGAKYVVLASVIITFIGTLPFFWIDQHTSFWLIAIVLFVRGIGAGGILMPLMADSYTGMKTNQVPAATIGARIIQNIGSAFGSAIITTAVTAYSASRVKTFETKLAAGKFNVAANHLQSFTHQHLVDIRLESFQYGFLIISIAALIIILPTILLSNKLKNTK; encoded by the coding sequence ATGCAAAAACAAAATGAAATTCCAAAATCTATTTTAACAATTGCTTGGGTCGTTGTGTTCGGCGCCATGGCCCCTTTGCTTGACTCAACAATGATCAACATTGCTATCAATAATTTAGTTCATAGTTTCAACAGTTCGGTGACCACTGTTCAATGGACGATCACGTGCTATTTATTAGCCACTGGAATCGCCGTCCCATTTTCTAGCTGGCTCCTAAATAAATTTAACGGTAAATATGTCTTCATGACTGGTGAAATTTTGTTTGGCATTGGTTCAGTTTTGTCAGCCATTGCTCCCAGCATCCAATTTTTAATTGGTGCTCGTTTAATTCAAGGGTTTGCCGGTGGATTAATTATGCCATTACTCACCACATTACTAGTGCAAACGGCCGGGCCTGAAATTATGGGCCGCATGATGGCAACCGTTGGATTACCAATGATTTTGGGCCCATTATTAGGACCCGTTTTAGGTGGCGTTATTATCAAATTTCTATCGTGGCACTGGATTTTTTGGATTAATGTACCCGTTACTTTAATTTCTCTGGGACTCATAATTTGGAAAATGCCCAATTATCCCGCACAAAATAAAACAGCAAAAATGGATTTTATCGGCATTCTGCTGTTAATTGCCTCAACCAGCAGTATCATTTATGGTGTTGTGAAGGCAGCACATGCAGCTAATTTTAGTAATCATACAACAATTTCTTTTCTCACTGCCGGATTGGTCACATTGCTACTTTACGTTGGCTGGGCATTTATTCGTAAAGACAAAGCAGTCCTGCCAGCCAAACTCTTCACATTTAAATCATTTAATGGTTCCGTTATTGGGCTTTTCCTTGCAGGAACCGTGCTTAACGGTGCAATGTTATTATTGCCGCTATTTTTCCAAAATGTTCGCGAAATGAGTGTGATTATGGCAGCCTTAGCCTTAGTTCCACAAGGATTAGGGATGCTCGTATCACGACCATTAACTGGTCGATTAACTGATAGTATTGGTGCCAAATATGTGGTTTTAGCCAGCGTCATTATTACATTTATTGGCACCTTACCGTTTTTTTGGATTGATCAACACACTTCATTTTGGCTCATTGCCATCGTCTTATTCGTTCGCGGCATTGGTGCCGGCGGCATTTTAATGCCATTGATGGCTGATTCCTACACTGGCATGAAGACCAATCAAGTCCCTGCTGCCACCATTGGCGCTCGGATTATCCAAAACATTGGCAGCGCCTTTGGTTCAGCAATCATCACAACCGCAGTGACTGCCTATTCAGCATCCCGAGTTAAAACATTTGAAACTAAACTTGCTGCTGGAAAATTCAATGTAGCCGCTAATCACTTACAATCATTTACGCACCAACACTTAGTTGATATTCGACTTGAGTCATTTCAGTATGGCTTTTTAATTATTTCAATAGCCGCCTTGATTATTATTTTACCGACTATATTGCTTTCGAATAAGTTAAAAAATACTAAATAA
- a CDS encoding TetR/AcrR family transcriptional regulator, translating into MAQKRRRGTELTEAIYEATREILENDGLSALTFPKVATAAGTSKPVIYRRWDSPFALAIAAVQDKIKLENHGRMDELKLTGTSLRADLAQLLQRFIVSMNAFGQSYTNTFFSGMSKQQNEVIQKMINEATEIDISALDRVLKRAKSRGELATTEMSNDLKLLPFDWLRYHLFINKSVSKVNLTALIDDVLIPSYRHATETLK; encoded by the coding sequence ATGGCACAAAAACGACGGCGTGGAACTGAATTAACAGAAGCAATTTATGAAGCAACGCGCGAAATATTAGAAAATGATGGGTTATCAGCGTTAACTTTTCCCAAAGTTGCAACTGCTGCTGGAACCAGTAAACCGGTAATTTACCGTCGTTGGGATTCACCGTTTGCGTTAGCCATTGCGGCCGTCCAAGATAAGATCAAGCTAGAGAACCACGGTCGGATGGATGAACTCAAATTGACGGGAACATCCTTACGAGCAGACTTGGCTCAATTACTACAGCGTTTTATTGTTAGCATGAATGCGTTTGGTCAGTCTTACACGAACACTTTTTTTAGTGGTATGAGCAAACAACAAAATGAAGTTATTCAAAAGATGATCAACGAAGCGACCGAAATTGATATTAGCGCACTTGATCGGGTGCTTAAACGTGCTAAAAGTCGGGGTGAATTGGCAACGACTGAAATGTCTAATGATTTAAAATTATTACCGTTTGATTGGCTGCGGTATCATTTGTTCATTAATAAAAGTGTCAGTAAGGTGAATCTAACTGCATTGATTGATGATGTGCTGATTCCGTCATATCGCCATGCAACTGAAACACTAAAGTAA
- a CDS encoding SDR family oxidoreductase, which produces MKQTVLVTGGNGFLGLNIIAQLLTHGYAVRTTLRNLDKQTEVINTLKQNKITGLDQLNFVQADLSQDAGWNDAMQGITYVLSVASPVFMDIPRHPEEMDQAAKKGIIRILKAADAAQVTRIVMTANFGAVGFSNKNKQSITTEADWTNPDEPGLSPYEKSKLLAEQAAWQFIKSTNSAMEFTTINPVAILGPSLNQHISGSFGIIKGIVTVTGSMKRLPNIALNVIDVRDVADLHIRAMTDPKANGQRFIASADGQISFPEIANLIRRQRPQLAKRISTKTMPDWLINVAAPFSKQAKEAQLLLQMNRHVSNQKAKKFLNWQPANNNEAVILATVDYLAKYSLLD; this is translated from the coding sequence ATGAAACAAACAGTATTAGTAACTGGTGGCAATGGCTTTTTGGGACTCAACATTATTGCACAACTTTTAACTCATGGATATGCCGTCCGCACAACCTTACGTAATCTAGACAAGCAAACAGAAGTCATCAATACGCTGAAACAAAATAAGATCACTGGGTTGGATCAACTTAATTTTGTCCAGGCTGACCTATCACAAGATGCTGGCTGGAATGATGCTATGCAGGGGATCACATATGTATTAAGTGTGGCTTCACCTGTCTTTATGGATATTCCCCGCCACCCAGAAGAAATGGACCAGGCTGCAAAAAAAGGTATTATTCGCATCTTGAAAGCTGCTGATGCCGCACAAGTAACGCGGATAGTCATGACAGCCAACTTTGGTGCGGTTGGATTTAGCAATAAAAATAAGCAATCAATCACAACTGAAGCTGACTGGACAAATCCAGATGAACCGGGTCTATCTCCATATGAAAAATCGAAATTACTAGCCGAACAAGCAGCCTGGCAATTTATTAAATCGACTAATAGTGCCATGGAATTTACGACGATTAACCCAGTAGCCATCTTAGGGCCATCACTAAATCAACATATCTCCGGTAGTTTTGGGATCATTAAAGGCATTGTAACTGTAACTGGTTCAATGAAACGACTGCCTAACATTGCGCTCAATGTTATTGACGTCAGGGACGTTGCGGATCTGCATATCAGAGCCATGACCGATCCAAAAGCTAACGGTCAACGATTTATCGCATCCGCTGATGGTCAAATCTCCTTTCCAGAAATTGCTAATTTAATTCGTCGTCAGCGACCACAATTAGCAAAAAGAATTTCAACTAAAACAATGCCTGATTGGTTAATTAATGTGGCCGCCCCTTTCAGTAAACAAGCCAAAGAGGCTCAGTTACTTTTGCAGATGAATCGACACGTAAGCAACCAGAAGGCCAAGAAATTCCTTAACTGGCAACCAGCTAATAATAACGAAGCTGTGATCCTAGCCACAGTAGACTATTTAGCAAAATACAGCCTACTGGACTAG
- a CDS encoding MerR family transcriptional regulator yields MTYTIKEVADKVGLSIYTLRFYDKEGLLPFVVRNQAGYREFTDGDLNLIHTICCLKNTGMKISEIRSYIEDVMAGPATIEHRKQILSAHRLKVVAEQQKIAENLEEIDYKLNIYSAPDANEQVKQELQYAVADKVNNHLENPYGAIDG; encoded by the coding sequence ATGACATATACAATCAAAGAAGTGGCGGATAAAGTCGGTTTATCTATCTACACATTACGCTTTTACGATAAGGAAGGGTTGCTCCCATTTGTGGTAAGAAATCAGGCCGGGTATCGGGAATTTACTGATGGGGATCTGAATCTGATTCATACGATCTGTTGTTTAAAAAATACGGGGATGAAGATTAGCGAGATTCGTAGCTATATTGAAGATGTGATGGCTGGTCCGGCAACGATTGAGCATCGTAAACAGATTTTGTCGGCCCATCGATTAAAAGTAGTCGCTGAACAACAAAAAATAGCTGAAAACCTGGAAGAAATTGATTATAAATTGAATATTTATTCGGCACCAGACGCTAACGAACAGGTTAAGCAAGAATTGCAGTACGCTGTAGCAGACAAAGTAAATAACCATTTGGAAAATCCATATGGTGCAATTGATGGCTAA